Genomic segment of Salvia splendens isolate huo1 chromosome 12, SspV2, whole genome shotgun sequence:
TGGTCCCCTTGTTGTGGCTGTTTCGGAGGGGCTACGTTGAAGTTACGTTTGAGGGGCCGTTCCCCTCTACCCGCCGCATAGCACAGGTCGCTTTTGTGGCCCACGTGTTTGCATTCCCGGCAATAGgatgggatcttgtcccatttcacttgtTGAACCATTTCTCGGCCACAAATATCTAAGATGATCTCTTCGGGGGGTGGTTTGGTGATGTCGATCTCAACACAAATGCGGGCGAACGAAAGTCgtgacttgttggccgtggcACGATCCACTTGAATAGGTGTCCCTAGGAGCTTTCCGATGGCAAAAAGGGCCGATTGATCAAAGAGATGAATTGGGAGGCCAATTAAATTGCACCAAATCGCCGCGATTGGGGATTCACAATACGCATCAAAATCGGGTGTCCATTTAAAGACTCTCATCGGATGTCGGTCGATGAACCACACCGGAGTACCTTTAGGGCCACTAAGGAGCCGTGCATAGTCCTCCATATCCTCAAATTGCACAAAAACATGTTTTGCATTAATAAATTTCCAAGTGAAACCCCGACTGAATTTAATGTTATCCAaggccttttgaatttgatgtgaTGACGGAATtgagtgggagaacttaccgACGATGGCGTGACCTAGGTTTGTAGCCAACTTTTGAATCTCCgccccggagaagtagatggccgggatgccgttaGATGTGGTGGCAACCCTAATGTTTTGGATGTTCTCTGGGAGGAAGGCTTGCAGACCTTCGCTGTTCGGGGACCCTCGaaccatgtcggccatggaaATCAGCTTGATGGGTACCTTCTCGGCCGCCCCGCTTTCTCGCCCTTGAGTGTGATTCATCGGCCTAATGATCTCGTTGGGGGGGTGGTTTCCACTTGAGCCATCCCCTTGAGGTCCTACGGCCAAACCATCTACATTCATTGGGGTAAATTTGTCCCAAGGGGTCCCCAAGGTGGCGTTGGGCCGTTCGGAGCTTGTCGGGGTCATGGTCGGGGCCGCGAGAGCCATCGTGGCCCGCACGGAGTTGGATTCCATCTTGTCTTTCGGCCAAGACAGGCCCCATCACTTGACGTGCCGTTTTCAAAGTTGTCCCGGATTTTCCTAGTTCTCCCTCGCTCAAGTGGAGGGAAGTCGGAGAGGGTGGGGCCATCAGCAAATAAGGGGTTGGGGGGAGTGATCTCTTTTTGGAATTCAAGGAGGAGCGGGGTTTCCATCGACCGGAAGGCGGTTTCCGGCGGCGGGCCGGCGAGGAGGGGTTGTGCCGCCGCGGAATCAAGGATTTCCGCTGCCTCCAAAGAGAGTACTTGCAAGATATCATTCCTTTTTGGCTTCATTTGCTACATTGGGAGGGGGTGGCACGAATCTTCACATGGTTTCTCTTGTTGGTAAGGGACAAAGGCGTTTTCGGAAAGGTATTTTGGTTCTATGTACATTTCGGGTAAGTTGACTAACCCACTCTCCAAGGTACTTTTTGGAGCACATGGTTCAGCCCCACCCTCTTGGGATACGCAAGTGAGCATGGCGTCACCTTCCCCAACGGTCGTCTCATTCACGGCGGGACCTTGGTCGGAGGGGGGGTCCGGTGCACCTGCCGGCAAGATCGCAAGGGCCACCGGCTCCATGTGGTCTCCTTCCGGAGGAGTGTGGGCCAAATGGTGGTTTTCCGGCCCTTTTGCTTCCAAGCCGTCATTGGGACAAGATGGGAACGAGAGCGACTTACAACTTGGATTGTCATGGTCGGAGCTCATATCGGCGGCCTCAATGACGGGGCTATCATCCGATCCGAAGGTGAGTTTCTTCcgaagttgcttgtcctccgggagtggTGAAGGCACAAACCTTTTCCGGCCATGACCTTTGGTGGGGGGAGTCGGTGTGCTCTTTCTCGCGCTAACCCGGCTCTTCTTACTCTTCATTTTCAGATCTTTGGCCGAAAGCTTCGGGTTTGAGGCATCATTCGAGTGGAAGACCATGAGCTGGTCCGGGATAGTACTTGCCGTGTCGGGATCCGGCGGGGCCGGGATGGGGCTCGAGGTAGGATCCGGCATGGCCGGCCGAGAGGCGGACACGGATGGCTGGTCTCGCGAGAGATAGGGATGACGCACCGGGGTGGAGGTTGACGACGAGAGGTGTTGGGAGACGGCGGGTGAAGGAATCCCTTGGGTGGGGAGGGCCGGATTATCAAACGGAGGTGagattgctagagagaaggaggagcatcTCTCTCTAGAATGTTGCGGGGGCGAATTGCTTACCAAAGCTGGGTTAAGCAAAAGAGGATCTGGATGCGTATTCACAAGATCAACGTGGATGGCTGAGAGATTTCGGATGAAGTGGAGATCAGAAACTCGGCGGTGGAGTTATTCCAAAATCTCCTTGCCCGGGGTCCCCTAAAGCTTGTGGAGCCAAACCTCAGCTTGATCCAACGACTCCCAACCTTGCAGAGGTGGAAGCTCTCCCTGACCCACCAAATGCAGAGGAAGTTAAAAGAGTTGTTTTCGACATCTCCCGAGATAGTGCACCAGGGCTGGATGGCTTCACgaccaccttctatcaagcatGCTGGGGGACGGTAGGGCCGAATGTGGTTGCAGCAATTAGGCAATTTTTTGGCGAAGCGTTCCTCCCACGAAGtgtcacggccacaagcattgtacTCGTCCCAAAAAAACCAGCGCCGGATTCGTGGAGTGATTATCGACCcatcagcctttgcaacgtcttcaacaagatcatcacaaaaATTCTCTCGAAGAGACTAACTCCCCTACTCCCACGGGTTATCTCATCAAATCAGAGCGGTTTTGTGAAAGGACGGCTGCTCAATGACAACGTTTTATTGGCACAAGAGATGTTTCACAAACTCTCGAGAAGTGCTCCGGCCCCCAATATCGCAGtcaagattgatatggctaaagcctatgaccAAGTACAGTGGCCCCTCCTTGTTAAAGTGCTGCACCGAATGGGCTTCTAGGCCCCCTTGGATTTCCATGATTGAGAGATGCGTGGGCTCGTGCTGGTTTTCAGTTATGATCAATGGCGTTCCATCGGGATTCTTCAAATCAACCCGTGGCCTCAGACAAGGCGATCCAATATCACCGGCCTTATTTGTGATCTGGTTCACAACATCTCTCAAATTAGTGACaaaagctctcccttctctctagaattcgcccactctccctccctcccccttgagggaggtgaaatgtgattgttgcatccaacACATTgtgaagtccggtggtgagATGCCGGAGGGGGAGGCCGCGGCCTTGATACACACGATGCAGCCCCCTTCCTCAACGGAGTGGAAGTTTCGTTCGATTGCACGGACCAAAACcaaaagggttggcacgccccacccggagaaagctcgacaagccctcaaacgagccggtcttgaatctggttcggaggtgagtcgggctaagaagaagatggtgttCGAAATGGCTGATGGACTCGTCGGCAAACTCCATGGTGAAGGGAGGGCGTCGTCGCATGTTAAGCAAGCTCTTATTGGGGAGATGTTGAGCTCCTTAGCTCAAATGATAAAGGATGAGAAAGCTTCGACTAAAGATTTGGAAGGTCTTGATGGTGAGGGGATGGCCGGAATTGCGCCGGCGCCGGCTGGCCGGGACCTTGATGTCTCATGCTTGGAGTATGAGATGGTCAACAAGGAGACTAATGCAAGTACACCCCTCCATGTGTCGCCTAGGCTAGAGGATGGGTtggcatgtgactcacaaaagaaggaaaagacaaAGGTTACTTTGAGAATgatggttttttttatttatttaaacacctctatggtggagggttcgtgggtccctcatttCTATATTCCAAGGAAAGATGATTACAAAGATTGGCCGCACCCGAAAGTGATGCGCCATAACAAAACatagagtagtatgcggtccgaacCCACATGggtcggacctcatcatactccttacAAAAGATAATCAAACAAAACAGGGTGCTATGGTTTCCCAACTTTCTCTTTTCGGTCTCTAGTGTCCGTCTCTTTCGAGGTCCCTAATGTGGTGGACTCCCATTGCATCCCGCCGGACGAGGTCCAAGAGATCTCTCGATGCTGAATTGTGTTGCATTCTTAGGTCAGTGTCTTGCTCTAGGCCCTTTCGAGCAAGGAGATCCGCCGATTTGTTTCCATCCCGGTGTATGAACGTGGCTCGGAGTTTGAGTTGACGCTTGAGCAGGCTCAATTTCGCCACGGCTTGCCTAACACATGCCGGCCCCCAACCcgttccattgatcaatttgattgcttgctcggCATCTGATTCGGGCCAAATTGGTAATCCGAAGTCCTTGGCAATGTCCAGGCCTTGGATCATGGCCATTAGCTCAGCCTCCAGGGCAGAGTGTGCATCCAGGGGCGTACAAAAGGCTACAAGCATCTTGCCCGAATGATCCCGTACACATCGGCCAGTCCCTGAATGATCGGATGGTGCCCTCGGATTGTGTCCCACGTCGAAGCTACAGTGAATTCCCCGTGCTTAGAGAGAGTCCACCTTGGGATGTCCTGGTCACCTTGGAGGATCGGTGTGTTGAGGATGCGATCAATAATGTGCTgtgggaggccggcctgatcaTGGAGGAGTTGGAGCTTCGGTTCATCCCAGTTGCTATTTCTAATATAGTCTGAGACCCGGGTGGTAGGTCTGCCCTGTTCATCAAGGCTGAGTTCCCGAAGTGGGACGTTACCAAGCCATatgtcgtcccaaaaatagataTTTCCTTGACCCACTAGCCACCGCATGTGTGGTTGTGCAAGCGTCCATGCTCTAGAGAGCCTTTTCCACGTAGGGCtgctcctgctcggcgccctaAGGTAAGAGGTGTGGAgttgaaacaatatttagccatcatgtatttcacccaaagggagttttgctcccgaaagcgccaccaaagttttaTGTTGAAGGCACGTAGGACCTCCTTGGTTTTGCGGATCCCGAGACCCCCTTCATCAGTGGGGAGGCTCATTTGGTCCCAGCCAATACAATGGGTCCGCTTCCTCTCACTTGTCGAGCCCCAAATGAATCGCGCCATTTGTTGGTCCAGTTGCTTTAGCATTCCGGTAGTGGGTTCGATGGCTTGGAAGATATGTAAGGGGATCgcctcaagagtgctcttaataagCGTGAGCCTCCCTCCAAAGGAAAGGTGCCGGTGCGCACAACCTGAAACCtgtcttgcaatcttttcccggaggaagaggaacatgtccgtgcgcttagCCCCACGATAGATGGGAACACCTAAATAAAGGAAAGGGAATTCCCCTTTAGTGAAGCCCCCTTCTACTTGGATCGAGGTTGCCCATTGCTCATGAGCCTCGGGAATATAGAAATTGCTCTTGGCCAGGCTGACTTGTTGACCCGAGGCTTTTTCATAGTGTTCGAGACAGGCTTGGAGTCGTCGCAGGGGGGTCGCCGCCGCTTGTGTCAATATAATGATATTGTCTGCATACGCTAGGTGGCTGACCTCGATGCATCTCCTGGAAGCTTTGAAATTCATCTCCTTTTGGCCAAGTATGAGCTTGTCCAAGGCACGCGATAGATAGTGCGCAGCAATCACGAACAGTGCTGAGGATATCAGGTCGCCTTGTCGTAGTCCCCGTGtcgatctaaagaagcccgatgGTGCCCCATTGATAAGAATCGAAAACCAGCACGAACCAATGCACCTCTCGATAAGGGATATCCATGCATCCGGAAAGCCCATGCGCCGAAGCACCTTAAAGAGAAAAGGCCACTGCACTCTATCATATGctttagccatatcaatcttcACCGCTACGTTTGGCGTTGGGGAGCATCgtgcaagctcatggaacatctcttgagccaatAACACGTTATCGTTGAAGAGCCACCCTTTAAAAAATCCACTTTTGTTTGGGGAAATGACCTGTGGAagaaaaggagagagtcgagtcgtgagtaccttggtgatgatcttgttcaGCACATTGCAAAGGCTGATGGGACGATAATCAGCCCATGACTCTggcgaagccttctttgggatgaggactatgcttgtggccgtaaTGCTTCTAGGTAAGAGCGCCCCTCTGAAAAATTGCCAATTGCCTCCACCACGTCCGGCTCCACAATGctccagcaggcttgatagaaactagccgagaagccgtcgggccCGGGTGCGCTATCTCCAGAGATACTGAAAGCGGCACTTTTGATCTCATCCGCATCCGGTACTTGGGCAATATCCACGACTTGCTCAGCTGAGTGAACCTGGTGAATTAGGTCGAGGTCCGGTTCATCCAGGACCGGGTTGCAAGGCGCAAGACATTGTTGGAAGAATTCTAATGCTGAGTTTTTAATGTTAGCTTCCTCGGTTAGCTCATGTCCGTTGGCATGAATTGAGTGAATGCGAAGGTGAACCCTTttctgtttcacccagctttgatagaaccgggtgTTCTTGTCCCCCTCGGCTAGCCATTTCAATGCTGGCTTTTGCCTCCAGAAATCCTCTTCCATTCTcaacaaaaggatgtactcggcaatatGCTTGTTGATCACTGCCCTATTCACGGGTGTAGGCAAGTCCTTGAAGTTGGATTGGGCCACGGCAATGGCTTCCTCCTTGTCCGCAAGATTGACGTGGATGTTCCCGAAAAcctctttgtttttttttaattgaacacctctatggtggagggttcgtgggtccctcatccctatattccaGGGAAAGATGATTAAAAAGATTGGCCGCACCCGAAAGTGATGCGCCATAACAAAACctagagtagtatgcggtccgaacCCACATGggtcggacctcatcatactccttacAAAAGATAATCAAACAAAACAGGGTGCTATGGTTTCCCAACTTTCTCTTTGCCGTCTCTAGTGTCCGTCTCTTTCGAGGTCCCTAATGTGGTGGACTCCCATCGCATCCCGTCGGACGAGGTCCAAGAGA
This window contains:
- the LOC121757645 gene encoding uncharacterized protein LOC121757645, producing MALAAPTMTPTSSERPNATLGTPWDKFTPMNVDGLAVGPQGDGSSGNHPPNEIIRPMNHTQGRESGAAEKVPIKLISMADMVRGSPNSEGLQAFLPENIQNIRVATTSNGIPAIYFSGAEIQKLATNLGHAIVGKFSHSIPSSHQIQKALDNIKFSRGFTWKFINAKHVFVQFEDMEDYARLLSGPKGTPVWFIDRHPMRVFKWTPDFDAYCESPIAAIWCNLIGLPIHLFDQSALFAIGKLLGTPIQVDRATANKSRLSFARICVEIDITKPPPEEIILDICGREMVQQVKWDKIPSYCRECKHVGHKSDLCYAAGRGERPLKRNFNVAPPKQPQQGDHQAGKVSEGARHDGNSEWIQHGKNKTKVHQQRLNPKANAHNGLNWSGPDIMGEMQNEGGMELVIHPIEEDHSAHHCAKHTRDPIAIPSSSGGGRGGSPKGANKGRYLAPSASGTREKSKGSFLPFNLDRAESQTVENHMSTNRYYSLMARENFVENELEDMGVWEAYNPPNGDEFEDCDTIEVERTPSKNAIEVEWTPSKNAEDTTMSITEGDTCYPPQDHQLTKFQGGLSHPPGTNLHC